One window of Maridesulfovibrio frigidus DSM 17176 genomic DNA carries:
- a CDS encoding TRAP transporter large permease — MEPSSIGIIGVLIMLGLFLTRMPVAYVMTLVGFCGFAFLISMKGGLNLLSRSFYDSFSSYSLATVPLFILMGQLAFNSGISRKLYSTAYHFLGNIQGGLAMATVAACTAFGSVCGSSPATAATMATVGIPEMKRYGYSNSLAAGSVASGGGLGMIMPPSVVLIVYGVLTEQSIGELFMAGIIPSVVLTILFIIAIAIQCHLDPTLGPKGETFSFAAKMKSLLGLADTFAIFGLVIGGMFWGFFTPNESAAVGVLGILTLGIIKRQLTWEAFKNSLYETLRTSCMVLLLVAGAVIFGKFLAVTRIPFDVAAWTSSFDLHPLIIMAMILVIYFIGGCFMDALALIMLTIPVFYPVVMGLGFDPIWFGIIIVLVTQIGVITPPVGINVYVVYGMAQKFAPSITLEEIFKGTIPFLLAIIVGLVLFAIFPQIILYLPQAMY; from the coding sequence ATGGAACCAAGCAGCATTGGAATTATCGGAGTTTTAATCATGTTGGGACTTTTCCTGACACGCATGCCAGTTGCCTACGTTATGACGCTTGTCGGATTCTGTGGTTTCGCATTTCTTATTTCAATGAAAGGCGGACTGAACTTACTTTCAAGAAGTTTTTACGATTCATTTTCGTCATATAGTTTAGCAACGGTTCCACTTTTCATTTTAATGGGGCAACTTGCTTTTAACAGCGGTATAAGTCGAAAACTTTACAGCACAGCATACCACTTCCTAGGTAATATCCAGGGTGGGTTGGCAATGGCTACCGTTGCAGCTTGTACCGCCTTCGGTTCCGTATGTGGATCAAGTCCGGCAACCGCAGCAACCATGGCAACGGTTGGTATTCCTGAAATGAAACGGTACGGATATTCCAATTCATTGGCAGCCGGTTCAGTCGCATCAGGCGGCGGACTTGGAATGATCATGCCGCCAAGTGTCGTTCTGATTGTTTACGGAGTTTTAACCGAGCAATCTATCGGCGAACTTTTCATGGCCGGAATTATACCATCCGTAGTCCTGACAATACTTTTCATAATCGCAATTGCAATCCAGTGCCACCTAGACCCGACTCTCGGGCCAAAAGGTGAAACTTTCAGCTTCGCAGCTAAAATGAAATCCCTACTAGGATTAGCAGATACATTCGCAATATTCGGACTCGTTATCGGCGGTATGTTCTGGGGATTCTTCACTCCGAATGAATCTGCCGCAGTAGGTGTTTTAGGAATATTAACTCTTGGCATTATCAAACGGCAGTTGACATGGGAAGCATTCAAAAACTCTCTTTATGAAACACTCCGCACATCATGCATGGTATTACTGCTAGTAGCAGGAGCCGTAATTTTTGGTAAATTCCTAGCTGTTACTCGTATCCCATTCGATGTGGCTGCTTGGACATCATCCTTTGATTTGCACCCGCTCATCATCATGGCAATGATCCTAGTCATCTACTTCATCGGTGGCTGTTTCATGGACGCGCTAGCACTAATAATGCTCACAATACCTGTCTTCTACCCCGTGGTAATGGGGCTAGGTTTCGACCCAATCTGGTTTGGTATAATCATCGTTCTAGTTACGCAGATAGGAGTCATTACACCTCCGGTAGGAATCAACGTCTACGTAGTTTATGGGATGGCGCAAAAGTTTGCACCGTCCATTACGCTAGAAGAAATATTCAAGGGAACCATTCCGTTCCTGCTGGCAATTATTGTAGGACTTGTGTTGTTTGCCATATTCCCACAGATCATTTTATACTTGCCTCAAGCAATGTACTAA
- a CDS encoding TRAP transporter small permease — translation MSESKPDFVTRLEEVLKAIAAVSLIGMALLTGADIICRGVFGSPIFGVEELVAILAVLTTGLALSYTHSQQSNIGVEFLVSKFKKRTRNNIRCGTNTASAILFGIVTWRLYLYAESLKKAGEVTMTLEIPTYLIIYALGFGFACFTLTLLRDVAVHLKGGK, via the coding sequence GTGAGCGAATCAAAACCAGACTTTGTCACCAGACTTGAAGAAGTTCTGAAAGCAATTGCGGCAGTTAGCCTGATAGGTATGGCACTTTTAACTGGCGCAGATATTATTTGCCGAGGGGTTTTCGGCTCACCAATTTTCGGAGTGGAAGAATTAGTTGCAATTCTGGCAGTTTTAACAACAGGACTTGCCCTCTCATACACTCACTCCCAGCAAAGCAATATCGGTGTTGAATTTTTAGTTAGCAAATTTAAGAAAAGAACTCGTAATAATATCCGATGCGGAACAAACACCGCCAGTGCAATACTTTTCGGAATAGTTACGTGGCGACTATACCTATACGCTGAAAGTTTGAAAAAAGCAGGCGAAGTAACCATGACCCTCGAAATACCTACTTACTTAATCATATATGCACTGGGATTCGGTTTTGCCTGTTTTACTTTAACTCTGCTTCGAGATGTTGCAGTACACCTCAAAGGAGGCAAGTAA